Proteins encoded together in one Borrelia turicatae 91E135 window:
- a CDS encoding variable large family protein, producing the protein MKHRLSERIKNFNITILISLFLLLSCGSGQQPQAGKDGEAATGGSSLSEVLMEVGRSAENAFYSFMELVSGTLGLRVTKDTTKNQVGEYFNSLGETLGKASDELEQVAKKSEIDIDKDGLLKKAIRGAVDAAKATLNTLKGHLDSLKDIGDANKVGEATSNQSGVSADENALKVAYKALKGIVDTAKTGGEIKEPIASNVTVAQASIGGTDAKNGAKVLTAGAVAGGTAGPEAALIVSSVRGEEILAAIVKSAEGDATGTIGGNADGSTSALKFARGGATAANLAQDAALTGAVSGGIALRSLVKDGKLASHNANSDEKAVQAAGITAVNKLLVAVEDLIKKTVKNVLEKAKGKIDKVRGPQEPVSELSKKQ; encoded by the coding sequence ACTTCTTAGTTGTGGCAGTGGGCAACAACCACAAGCTGGTAAGGATGGCGAGGCAGCTACAGGAGGAAGCAGTTTAAGTGAAGTCCTAATGGAAGTTGGAAGAAGTGCTGAAAATGCTTTTTATTCATTTATGGAACTAGTATCAGGTACCTTGGGATTAAGAGTAACTAAAGATACAACTAAGAATCAGGTAGGAGAATATTTTAACAGTCTAGGTGAAACACTTGGGAAAGCATCTGATGAATTAGAGCAAGTAGCAAAAAAGTCAGAAATAGATATTGATAAAGATGGCTTATTAAAGAAGGCAATTAGAGGCGCAGTTGATGCTGCTAAGGCTACTTTAAACACATTAAAAGGTCATTTAGATTCTTTAAAAGATATAGGTGATGCTAACAAGGTAGGTGAAGCAACAAGCAATCAAAGCGGAGTATCAGCAGATGAAAATGCATTAAAAGTAGCATATAAAGCATTGAAAGGAATAGTGGACACAGCCAAGACAGGAGGAGAAATTAAAGAACCAATTGCAAGTAATGTAACAGTAGCTCAAGCATCAATAGGAGGAACTGATGCAAAAAATGGAGCTAAGGTCTTAACAGCAGGTGCTGTGGCAGGAGGAACTGCGGGACCAGAAGCAGCATTAATAGTATCATCTGTGAGGGGAGAAGAAATATTAGCAGCGATTGTTAAATCAGCCGAAGGAGATGCGACTGGAACAATAGGGGGTAATGCAGATGGTTCAACAAGTGCACTAAAGTTTGCAAGAGGAGGAGCTACTGCAGCTAATTTAGCCCAAGATGCAGCGTTAACAGGTGCGGTGAGTGGAGGAATAGCACTACGCTCTTTGGTTAAAGATGGTAAATTAGCTTCACATAATGCGAATAGCGATGAAAAAGCAGTACAAGCAGCAGGAATAACAGCGGTAAATAAACTATTAGTAGCAGTAGAAGATCTAATTAAAAAGACAGTAAAGAATGTTCTTGAAAAAGCAAAAGGAAAGATAGATAAAGTAAGAGGTCCGCAAGAACCAGTTTCAGAATTAAGTAAGAAGCAATAA